In Candida orthopsilosis Co 90-125, chromosome 4 draft sequence, the genomic stretch TTTTAAAAGTGGCATCCAAATCGGCCGCTAGCTTGTTGTCGACAGCTTCGGTATCACAGCCAACCTCCACTACCGAGGCAACAACTGCGATCAACTACGAGAATGTGAACCTGGAGATACAATCAATTAGAAACGGTTCCCCATTGACCCAATTCGATAACAGCAGTATAGCATCAGAACTTCACTTATCAGAGTATATTGAAGATCTACCTTTTTTGCCTTCAAATATTCGCAATACGCAACGATCACATAATGACCGCAGTTATTTGCCATTATACCCAAACCCATTAGGTTTGGAAGAGGAACGATATTATCGCCAATGTATCTTGATATCCAAAGCAAGCGATGAACAGCAATTTCATCAGAAATTAAAGCAGTTTTTTATCTTTTCAACGGCAGGGAAACCAATATATTCAATGAATGGTTCAGATGATGTGGTGATTGGTTATATGGGGATACTTACCACCATATTTTCAACGTTTCAGGAAGATCTTCATAAGGACTTCAACAGTATAGAGATAGGAAATGATGTAAAGATTGTTGCTATGAACAGAGCTCctattgtattgtttgcAATTACCAAATTGAGCCATGAAACTGAAGACTTCCTTAAGTCTCAACTAGCTATTCTTTACAAATACTTGTTGAGCATATTATCAAGATCTGCAATCGACaaacatttcaacaatggattAAACTATGACTTGCGACGAATTTTGAGCCCCTtagattttgcaaatttggACGATttgtgtttgaaattgaccTTCGGATTGCCTAATGATCTCAATTTTTATTTGAgccaattgttttcaagtCGGCAAAGTCTCAAAATACGCTACACTTTAAGATCCAAAATGAACAAGATATTAAAGACGTACAAGGATGATGACCTATTATTTACCATCTTGGCCAAGTCTAATGTTATTTTGAATTATATTTGCAATAGAGCTCACAATTTATCCGATAATGATTTGAGattattgttgttcatcgtgaaatcattgaagaaCAAGGAGGAAGACTTGTGGATGCCATTGTGTATGCCCGAATTTAATAGTCACGGTTTTCTATACGTGTTTGTTCGAACATGGGGCCAGAAAAGTTTAATACTCATCAGTGGAAACAAGACTTCATTCTACAAATTAAAAGAGCTAGCGAGTGGCATAATACTCACGGCGGAAAGATCACAGAATCGTGAATTTCTTAGCAGTTATCAACGAGAATTGGTGACACCGATTTCGAGCCAAATTCCATTTATTGTCAAGCATTTTTTATATATCAATAAAAGCCTCAACCAGTTCATTAGCAGTGAAGCGCCGCATAAAAATAGAGACTTCGTGctccaattgatcaaatattACACacagttgaaaaataacaaGTCGAATATACAGGTCAAAGATATATCAATTAATTACAAGAAACTAACATATATGAAGTGGGAGAACGTGACAGGATTTATGATTACCGATGATGTGTATGCATTTTATTGTATTATTAACGATGAtcttgattcaaaaaaattgattgatgtcAGTCTTTCTATAATAAAGTGGTGCAAGAAAAATCAGTCGCGGTTATTCTTGCAATAGTTGGACTATTGCAATATAcgtttttcaaatttcttaAAGGACTCTTGTAGTTTGTCCACATACAACTTGTGTAGTTTCTCCAACTGactcaattgtttattttccAGATCCGACAATTTATGGGTTTTCAAATGcgattgaaatttgtgtCTAATATCACCTCTAACTGATGTTAATGATCCAGTTTTGttatttctcaatttgtcAAACAACTCTTTTAATAACTTTACGTCATTTTGCTTAGTCTCTAATGTGATTGGAGGTAATGGAACCTTGATGTTGAACTTGTTAGTAGGATCAACGACTCCACTCATGTTCAACCCTGATCCAATAATTGTATTGATAATAGCTTGAGCATTCAGAGGATCAAACAAGGTGATGATAAAGTTTCTTCCCTTGACTGAAGTCTGTGCAATTGTGTTGAATGGgacttcttcaacatctttcTGGTTGCCAATATTCACAAGcaaattgtcaaagatCTTGGGATTTAATTTACCCAATTTTATCTCATTTGctaatttctcaaattttGATATAATCGATTCAAATTTAGCAGTGGCTTCTTTGAAATCTATGGTTGGAGTGACAACCTCTGTTTCTGCTTCGGCTTGAATCTtgtcatcttcaaattgtatCTTTTGTTGCTTTTGAGCCTTTTTAAACTTGTTATTCTTTTTCGCTGCTAGGAGAGTGGCACTCGTGTGAAAACGGGGTTGATGTCGGATCGTCGCTATACGAGCCAATGACAATGCTGAGGTCCTAATTGGTGTACGATTCAGGCTTTTCACTATGTGTTTAAACATGGCTGAAGACACAAGAATTAAGAAgtgttgaatgaaaaatttgttggaaATCATTTGGTTGCGCTTTTCGTCAAATTTTGGCTGCAACTATTGTCACACGACACACAGAACGACACTACACTAGTCAATACTACTTTATGTCAAATCATCCCTATGTAAACGAGTATGCACCTCGATTCTAtatcttttccaatatcTGTATGCATCTTGTTGCTTCACGACCTACTTCACCACCTTCCTTCGCCAAATTCGATAAACTGTTCATCAACTTATCTTTAAAGAAGTGATTCATTACATTTACCCTTGTGGACAAATCTTCCGTCGTTAATGTATCTAAATTCTGTAATTCCCCCAAATTTCCATGACCAACACTTATTTCATTgacaaacaatttcaacgGCGCGTAAGCTTGTGGTATATTCGGTATCAAGTACTTGCGAGATTGAGGGTGAGTCGTTATCGCATCCGAATTGTAATCTGTAGTTGGTTCCACTTCCTGCTCAAATAGGGTAGCTTGTAAAAACTTGGCCAAAGCTATTAAATGATCCACACGTGCTttctttgtatttgttcCAAGAAGAATCGACGAGCTCGATGTGATGGAGACACTATTTGACTTTGAGTCATTTTGTAGCGGCCAGCCCATTAATATAAAGatattttttaaaattttgacaaagtACAGCTTGATATCGGCATATTCAATCACTAAATCGAGAAATTTCGTACTTGTGTTTCTGATACCGGGTTGTATGTGGGTCATTGCCGATATTATAAATAGTATAACGGTACGCTTATGTAAATCCAAAAGCCCTGGTTGACTTTTTCCGCATTCTTTCAATAGGTTCAATACTTCTAATCGCACATCCTTGGATTCGTCTAATATTAACGGTGTAACACTCGATATAATTTGTTTATAACTCGATGGGTTTGATGGTGGATTTTGCGTCAAGCTGATTAAAACTTCCTTCCTAGCCGTCGAAGAATGGTGTTTCGTTAGCGATAGTTGGTGTTGCAAATCTTTCGATGAATGGACATTAGTTATCGATTGGCCTGGTAAAGATATTGTCTTTGATTTGAACGAAGTATCTGTGTAATTGTCCGCTTTCTGCGCTGTTTTCCCAACTTTCAACTTTGCCTTTTTGAAATCCTTTTGcttttccttttgttttcttttcgAGCCCATTTCTGTAGAACTGTGACCGGTGGAATAAAATAGATGGTTTTGTTAAAGTTTCACGATGAGATGAAATTGGTTATTTTCGCGCGTCaataaaatataaataCGTTGAGATCATATAACGTCTTAATTAAAACCCTGCACAGACTTATCATCTAGCGATCACCAAAAGGGATGTCATTCAGCAGCAATATACTCGAGCATGAAACTTTGCTACAATCACTATCGCTAGAGGATAAATTAGAACAAAGATGGAATCCACCGGTGTTTGCTGGGTCATTTGAAGAGGATGCTGATGCTATGGATctagatgatgatgcaatGGACATTGACGATAAATCACTCAATGAAC encodes the following:
- a CDS encoding Mon1 protein (S. cerevisiae homolog MON1 has role in vesicle docking, protein targeting to vacuole, autophagy and localizes to fungal-type vacuole membrane, cytosol); this encodes MSPNHKLCRSKAINILSRHRLQVLERNHLSPSYLSTKLMEQPHFLKVASKSAASLLSTASVSQPTSTTEATTAINYENVNSEIQSIRNGSPLTQFDNSSIASELHLSEYIEDLPFLPSNIRNTQRSHNDRSYLPLYPNPLGLEEERYYRQCILISKASDEQQFHQKLKQFFIFSTAGKPIYSMNGSDDVVIGYMGILTTIFSTFQEDLHKDFNSIEIGNDVKIVAMNRAPIVLFAITKLSHETEDFLKSQLAILYKYLLSILSRSAIDKHFNNGLNYDLRRILSPLDFANLDDLCLKLTFGLPNDLNFYLSQLFSSRQSLKIRYTLRSKMNKILKTYKDDDLLFTILAKSNVILNYICNRAHNLSDNDLRLLLFIVKSLKNKEEDLWMPLCMPEFNSHGFLYVFVRTWGQKSLILISGNKTSFYKLKELASGIILTAERSQNREFLSSYQRELVTPISSQIPFIVKHFLYINKSLNQFISSEAPHKNRDFVLQLIKYYTQLKNNKSNIQVKDISINYKKLTYMKWENVTGFMITDDVYAFYCIINDDLDSKKLIDVSLSIIKWCKKNQSRLFLQ
- a CDS encoding Rrf1 protein (S. cerevisiae homolog RRF1 has role in mitochondrial translation and localizes to mitochondrion) — protein: MISNKFFIQHFLILVSSAMFKHIVKSSNRTPIRTSALSLARIATIRHQPRFHTSATLLAAKKNNKFKKAQKQQKIQFEDDKIQAEAETEVVTPTIDFKEATAKFESIISKFEKLANEIKLGKLNPKIFDNLLVNIGNQKDVEEVPFNTIAQTSVKGRNFIITLFDPSNAQAIINTIIGSGLNMSGVVDPTNKFNIKVPLPPITLETKQNDVKLLKELFDKLRNNKTGSLTSVRGDIRHKFQSHLKTHKLSDSENKQLSQLEKLHKLYVDKLQESFKKFEKRILQ
- a CDS encoding Ipi1 protein (S. cerevisiae homolog IPI1 has role in ribosomal large subunit assembly, rRNA processing and localizes to nucleoplasm), which gives rise to MGSKRKQKEKQKDFKKAKLKVGKTAQKADNYTDTSFKSKTISLPGQSITNVHSSKDLQHQLSLTKHHSSTARKEVLISLTQNPPSNPSSYKQIISSVTPLILDESKDVRLEVLNLLKECGKSQPGLLDLHKRTVILFIISAMTHIQPGIRNTSTKFLDLVIEYADIKSYFVKILKNIFILMGWPLQNDSKSNSVSITSSSSILLGTNTKKARVDHLIALAKFLQATLFEQEVEPTTDYNSDAITTHPQSRKYLIPNIPQAYAPLKLFVNEISVGHGNLGELQNLDTLTTEDLSTRVNVMNHFFKDKLMNSLSNLAKEGGEVGREATRCIQILEKI